A stretch of the Bordetella genomosp. 8 genome encodes the following:
- the mraY gene encoding phospho-N-acetylmuramoyl-pentapeptide-transferase has protein sequence MLLEIARWLSDDIRTFGVFEYITLRAVFACATALLIGLFFGPRVIRKLTELKIGQAVRSYGPQTHLVKTGTPTMGGALILIAIGISTLLWADWSNRFVWVVLLVTFGFGLIGWVDDYRKVVHRNPEGMPARQKFFWQALIGLVAAVYLAFAVSAPANTELWPLFRNWVISGFIMPLPTRADLIVPFFKTVSYPLGVLGFVALTWFVIVGTSNAVNLTDGLDGLAIMPTVMVGGALGIFAYVIGRADYSKYLLFPYVPGAAELLVLCAALAGAGLAFLWFNAYPAQVFMGDVGALALGGALGTVAVIARQEIVLFIMGGVFVVETLSVMVQVTWFKYTKRKYGEGRRIFRMAPLHHHFEVGGWKETQVVVRFWIISMMLVLIGLSTLKLR, from the coding sequence ATGCTGCTTGAGATCGCCCGCTGGCTTTCCGACGATATCCGCACCTTCGGGGTCTTTGAGTACATCACGCTGCGCGCGGTGTTCGCCTGCGCGACGGCGCTGCTCATCGGCCTGTTCTTCGGGCCGCGCGTGATCCGTAAGCTGACCGAACTCAAGATCGGCCAGGCCGTGCGTTCCTATGGACCGCAAACGCATCTGGTCAAGACCGGCACGCCGACCATGGGCGGCGCGCTGATCCTGATCGCGATCGGCATCAGCACCCTGCTGTGGGCTGACTGGAGCAACCGTTTCGTCTGGGTGGTGTTGCTGGTCACGTTCGGCTTCGGCCTGATCGGCTGGGTGGACGACTACCGCAAGGTCGTGCATCGCAACCCGGAAGGTATGCCGGCGCGGCAGAAATTCTTCTGGCAGGCCCTGATCGGGCTGGTCGCCGCGGTCTATCTGGCCTTCGCCGTGTCCGCGCCCGCCAATACCGAGCTGTGGCCGCTGTTTCGCAACTGGGTGATCAGCGGCTTCATCATGCCATTGCCGACGCGTGCCGACCTGATCGTGCCTTTCTTCAAGACCGTCAGCTATCCGCTGGGCGTACTGGGTTTCGTGGCATTGACCTGGTTCGTGATCGTGGGCACCAGCAATGCCGTGAACCTGACCGACGGCCTGGATGGCCTGGCCATCATGCCCACGGTCATGGTCGGTGGTGCCCTCGGGATCTTCGCCTATGTGATAGGCCGCGCGGACTATTCCAAATACCTGTTGTTCCCCTACGTGCCCGGCGCGGCCGAACTGCTGGTGCTATGTGCCGCGCTAGCGGGGGCGGGGCTGGCGTTCCTCTGGTTCAACGCCTACCCCGCGCAGGTCTTCATGGGCGACGTCGGCGCGTTGGCGCTGGGCGGCGCGCTGGGTACGGTGGCGGTGATCGCGCGCCAGGAAATCGTGCTGTTCATCATGGGCGGCGTTTTCGTCGTGGAAACGCTGTCGGTCATGGTGCAGGTCACCTGGTTCAAATACACCAAGCGCAAATACGGAGAGGGGCGGCGCATCTTTCGCATGGCCCCGTTGCACCATCACTTCGAAGTGGGCGGCTGGAAGGAAACCCAGGTTGTCGTCC
- the murF gene encoding bifunctional UDP-N-acetylmuramoyl-L-alanyl-D-glutamate--2,6-diaminopimelate ligase MurE/UDP-N-acetylmuramoyl-tripeptide--D-alanyl-D-alanine ligase MurF, producing the protein MNATILDTPVTTPSDADGVVAWLRAHVADGADLRLDSREVNAGDVFVACRGRASDGSLYIQQAVARGAAAILVEGPRASLPEAVASGVALRVIDGLRGMLGELADIWYGRPSAALAVIAITGTNGKTSCVQWLAHALTHAGKPCGAIGTLGATLPDGQVLPGSLTTPDVLALHRLLAQMRQAGAQLVAMEASSIGIEQGRMDGLRIDIAAFTNLSRDHLDYHGTMASYEAAKARLFAWPGLTGAVVNADDEAGRRLIASLDRARVLTYGLQTSADLQARDLAVTGQGQIFTLATTQGEVQIMTGLLGRHNVSNLLLVAGVLQALGWSLADIARELAAAAPVDGRMEIVTPIDVSASAATPAGPMVVVDYSHTPDALERALAALRPVAQARGGRLLCLFGCGGDRDAGKRPVMGAIAAQGADHVVLSSDNPRSEDPAAILAQIRAGIADDAAVTIEADRARAIMQTVWAARVEDIVLLAGKGHETYQEIDGVKLPFDDREWARLALLLPGVSAVSTDTRTIGPGQLFLALAGERFDGHDYLAQAQDQGAVAAIVARRVDGVRMPQLVLGDTRVALGRIGAAWRARFALPVIAVAGSNGKTTTKEMISAILADWLGAAQRLASAGNFNNDIGLPLMLLRLRAEHRAAVFELGMNHPGEIALLARMAAPTVALVNNAQREHQEFMHTVQAVAEENGAVLAALPRDGYAVYPGDDAHTATWDAMSATPRVLRFGLQAGLDVYAEQIQADALGTRCQLVTPAGIAMLELPVPGMHNLRNALAAAACALAVGAPLASVCAGLAGFSAVSGRMQRQQLSDGTLLVDDTYNANPDSVRAAIDVLAQLPAPRVLVLGDMGEVGANGPAMHREVGEYARDRGIDLLLTLGKAAGDAAIAFGPTARACESVEEIVTALRGSAARAVLVKGSRFMRMERVVKAFLSTDGHAPLGQGEQHAA; encoded by the coding sequence ATGAACGCGACGATACTGGATACGCCCGTCACGACGCCGTCCGATGCGGACGGCGTCGTAGCATGGTTGCGAGCCCATGTCGCGGACGGAGCGGATCTGCGGCTGGATTCGCGCGAGGTCAACGCCGGCGATGTCTTCGTCGCATGCCGTGGCCGCGCCAGCGATGGCAGCCTATATATACAGCAGGCTGTCGCGCGTGGCGCGGCCGCCATCCTGGTCGAAGGGCCGCGTGCGTCGCTGCCCGAAGCCGTCGCGTCCGGCGTGGCGCTGCGGGTGATCGATGGCCTGCGCGGCATGCTGGGCGAACTGGCCGACATCTGGTATGGCCGGCCGTCCGCGGCCCTGGCCGTGATCGCGATCACCGGCACCAATGGCAAGACGTCCTGCGTACAGTGGCTGGCGCATGCCTTGACGCATGCCGGCAAGCCGTGCGGCGCGATCGGCACGCTGGGCGCGACCCTGCCCGACGGCCAGGTGCTGCCCGGCAGCCTGACGACGCCCGATGTGCTGGCGCTGCATCGCCTGCTGGCGCAGATGCGGCAGGCCGGCGCCCAGTTGGTGGCGATGGAGGCTTCGTCCATCGGCATCGAGCAAGGCCGCATGGACGGCCTGCGCATCGACATCGCCGCGTTCACCAACCTGAGCCGCGATCATCTCGATTACCACGGCACCATGGCCTCGTACGAGGCCGCGAAGGCTCGCCTCTTCGCATGGCCAGGCCTGACCGGCGCGGTCGTCAATGCCGACGACGAGGCCGGCCGGCGCCTGATCGCATCGCTGGATCGCGCGCGCGTGCTGACTTACGGGCTGCAAACGTCCGCCGATCTGCAGGCGCGCGATCTGGCGGTGACGGGGCAGGGGCAGATTTTCACGCTCGCCACCACGCAAGGCGAAGTGCAGATCATGACCGGCCTGCTGGGCCGTCACAACGTGTCGAACCTGCTCCTGGTCGCCGGCGTGCTGCAGGCATTGGGCTGGAGCCTGGCCGACATCGCTCGTGAACTGGCGGCCGCCGCGCCGGTGGACGGGCGTATGGAAATCGTCACCCCCATCGACGTGTCCGCGTCCGCCGCCACGCCCGCCGGGCCCATGGTGGTGGTCGATTATTCCCATACGCCGGATGCGCTGGAACGTGCCTTGGCGGCTTTGCGTCCGGTCGCGCAGGCGCGCGGCGGCAGGCTGCTGTGCCTCTTCGGCTGCGGGGGCGACCGCGACGCGGGCAAGCGCCCGGTCATGGGCGCCATCGCCGCGCAGGGCGCCGACCATGTCGTGCTCAGCAGCGACAATCCTCGCAGCGAAGATCCGGCCGCCATCCTGGCGCAGATACGCGCCGGCATCGCCGACGATGCCGCCGTCACCATCGAAGCCGACCGCGCCCGCGCGATCATGCAGACCGTCTGGGCCGCCCGCGTGGAAGACATCGTGCTGCTGGCCGGCAAGGGCCACGAGACCTACCAGGAAATCGACGGCGTCAAATTGCCGTTCGACGACCGGGAATGGGCGCGGCTGGCGCTGCTGCTGCCAGGCGTATCGGCGGTGTCCACCGATACGCGCACCATCGGGCCTGGCCAGCTGTTCCTGGCGCTGGCGGGCGAACGTTTCGACGGCCACGATTACCTGGCCCAGGCGCAGGACCAGGGCGCGGTGGCCGCGATCGTCGCGCGCCGCGTCGACGGCGTGCGGATGCCGCAGCTGGTGCTCGGCGATACCCGCGTGGCATTGGGACGCATCGGCGCCGCGTGGCGCGCGCGCTTCGCGCTGCCGGTGATCGCGGTGGCGGGCAGCAACGGCAAGACCACCACGAAGGAAATGATATCGGCCATCCTGGCGGACTGGCTTGGTGCCGCCCAGCGTCTCGCCAGCGCGGGCAATTTCAACAACGACATCGGCCTGCCGCTGATGCTGCTCAGGCTGCGCGCCGAGCATCGCGCGGCGGTGTTCGAACTGGGCATGAATCATCCCGGCGAAATCGCGCTGCTGGCGCGCATGGCCGCGCCCACGGTGGCCCTGGTGAACAACGCGCAGCGCGAGCACCAGGAATTCATGCATACGGTGCAGGCCGTCGCCGAGGAAAACGGCGCCGTGCTGGCCGCGCTGCCGCGGGATGGCTATGCGGTGTATCCCGGCGACGACGCGCATACGGCGACCTGGGACGCGATGAGCGCCACGCCGCGCGTCCTGCGTTTCGGCCTGCAGGCGGGACTGGATGTCTATGCCGAACAAATCCAGGCCGACGCCTTGGGCACCCGGTGCCAATTGGTCACACCTGCTGGCATAGCGATGCTGGAGCTGCCGGTCCCCGGCATGCACAATCTGCGCAACGCGTTGGCGGCCGCCGCATGTGCGCTGGCGGTGGGAGCGCCGCTGGCATCGGTATGCGCGGGCCTGGCAGGTTTCAGCGCCGTATCCGGGCGCATGCAACGGCAGCAATTGAGTGACGGAACGCTCCTGGTCGATGACACCTACAATGCGAATCCGGACTCCGTAAGAGCAGCCATCGACGTGCTGGCGCAATTGCCGGCACCCCGTGTCCTGGTATTGGGCGACATGGGTGAAGTCGGCGCCAACGGACCGGCGATGCATCGCGAAGTGGGCGAGTACGCACGCGATCGTGGCATCGATCTGCTCCTTACGCTGGGAAAAGCCGCGGGTGACGCGGCGATCGCGTTCGGACCCACGGCAAGGGCCTGCGAGAGTGTGGAAGAAATTGTGACGGCGCTGCGCGGCTCGGCCGCGCGCGCCGTATTGGTAAAGGGTTCGCGCTTTATGCGCATGGAGCGGGTAGTGAAGGCGTTTTTGAGTACCGATGGACATGCGCCCCTGGGGCAGGGAGAACAGCATGCTGCTTGA